One genomic segment of Bradyrhizobium diazoefficiens includes these proteins:
- a CDS encoding N-acetylmuramoyl-L-alanine amidase gives MASRTNQRVLLGCVLLCTAALACADSWRLSAAESQPQPAVAVANFPVASAARLAGDGKQTRFILDIDQTVTFRTVTLADPYRVVIDVPQLNFQLPAGTGAGGRGLVKAFRYGLVMPGGSRIVFDLTGPAKIANSYVLEAANGQPARLVLELEEVDRAAFVPTIPPANQPELRPAIAEAPPATVQAAPAPETTQKADGRPVVVIDPGHGGIDNGTQSGGESEKNLVLAFGLALRDKLEKAGKYRVVMTRDDDTFIPLNDRTKIARNLKAALFVSIHADALPKAEGDAQGATIYTLSDKASDAEAQRLADAENRADAIAGFNLAEEPTDVADILIDLTQRETRTFSNRFARLLMGEMKSSVRMHKHPLKSAGFRVLKAPDVPSVLVEIGYVSNKGDLEHLVSEGWRSKAVGSMAQAIDGFLTKRMATAGSSH, from the coding sequence GTGGCGAGCCGCACAAATCAAAGGGTTTTGCTGGGATGCGTTTTGCTGTGCACCGCAGCATTGGCGTGCGCTGATTCCTGGCGCCTGAGCGCAGCCGAAAGCCAACCGCAACCCGCTGTTGCAGTAGCGAATTTTCCGGTTGCCTCGGCCGCGCGCCTCGCCGGCGACGGCAAGCAGACCCGCTTCATCCTCGACATCGATCAGACCGTCACCTTCCGCACCGTAACCCTGGCCGACCCGTATCGGGTGGTCATCGACGTGCCCCAGCTCAATTTTCAGCTGCCGGCGGGTACCGGCGCCGGGGGGCGGGGGCTGGTCAAGGCCTTCCGCTACGGCCTCGTCATGCCCGGCGGCTCGCGAATCGTGTTCGACCTGACGGGACCGGCCAAGATCGCCAATTCCTACGTGCTGGAGGCGGCTAACGGCCAGCCGGCCCGGCTCGTGCTCGAGCTGGAGGAGGTCGATCGCGCCGCCTTCGTGCCGACGATTCCTCCGGCAAACCAACCGGAGCTGCGGCCCGCGATTGCCGAGGCGCCGCCGGCCACGGTTCAGGCCGCCCCTGCGCCGGAAACGACGCAGAAGGCTGATGGCCGTCCGGTGGTGGTAATCGATCCCGGCCATGGCGGCATCGACAACGGCACCCAATCGGGCGGCGAGAGCGAGAAAAATCTGGTGCTGGCCTTCGGCCTGGCGCTCCGTGACAAGCTCGAGAAGGCTGGCAAATACCGCGTGGTGATGACGCGGGACGATGACACCTTCATCCCGCTCAACGACCGCACCAAAATCGCCCGCAACCTCAAGGCCGCCTTGTTCGTCTCGATCCACGCCGACGCGCTGCCGAAGGCGGAGGGGGATGCGCAGGGCGCCACTATCTACACGCTGTCCGACAAGGCTTCCGACGCCGAAGCGCAGCGGCTGGCGGACGCCGAAAACCGGGCGGACGCCATCGCAGGGTTCAATCTTGCCGAGGAGCCGACCGACGTTGCCGACATCCTGATCGACCTCACCCAGCGGGAAACCCGTACGTTTTCAAACCGTTTTGCCCGCCTGTTGATGGGTGAAATGAAGTCGAGCGTGCGGATGCACAAGCATCCTCTGAAGTCAGCCGGCTTCCGGGTCCTGAAGGCGCCGGACGTGCCCTCGGTGCTGGTCGAGATCGGCTATGTCTCGAACAAGGGCGACCTCGAGCACCTGGTCTCCGAGGGCTGGCGCTCCAAGGCCGTGGGCTCGATGGCGCAGGCGATCGACGGGTTCCTGACCAAGCGGATGGCGACCGCGGGGTCGTCGCATTGA
- a CDS encoding Rne/Rng family ribonuclease, producing the protein MPNKMLIDATHPEETRVVVVRGNRVEEFDFETAQRKQLRGNIYLAKVTRVEPSLQAAFVEYGGNRHGFLAFSEIHPDYYQIPVADRQALIEAEEQAHREAEEESENRSHGRRRSRHRNARRRGHGERVRSDIVEGLEAGVDPTAQPVEGEALHPEGASHESEYLHADAEHHGEHEAHDHHDHDHGEHDHEHHDHHDHDHREHGHDDHHETHDDDHHHDAHDHHDHDHDETPAAVGAEPVVATETVAEPQEAHADEAHAEALAEAVTSAAEPADAVYGDGAEAPHAEAAEAAGEDDEDEDEDGEEAEEEHVESVGGDDVLEEVPERTFRPRRQYKIQEVIKRRQVMLVQVVKEERGNKGAALTTYLSLAGRYAVLMPNTARGGGISRKITSAQDRSRLKEVVQDLDVPEGMGIILRTAGASRTKPEIKRDFEYLIRMWETVRDLTLKSQAPTLVYEEGSLIKRSLRDLYNKEIDEIQVAGESGYREARDFMKMLMPANVSAVKQYRDGQPLFSRMGVESQLDAMFSPTVQLRSGGYIVINQTEALVSIDVNSGRSTREHHIEDTALKTNLEAAEEVARQLRLRDLAGLIVIDFIDMDEKRNNRAVERKLSDCLRQDRARIQVGRISHFGLLEMSRQRIRASVLESSTDPCPHCGGTGHVRSVSSVALQLLRGLEEILMKGATHNLVVRTRTDVALYVLNHKRGHLRDLENSFKVTLSVIADPSVSGPQAYLIDRGEQVHTLEAAKALLAAQAAASPPPLAEEAYDDEEFDPELESEVETEETEGLTEEQAAGEAGPEQDGQRRKRRRRRRGRGGQRDGELREDSPPTLPEAVVAAGEGEEDDADTEQDGEEGEEQAARGEQQGGGERRRRRGRRGGRRRRGGGEEGLAGSIGDELAANAPPEASDAVADFDSFGSEAAPSIAQAEHVVEPQAAQPEAQAETPAAAQPEPAPSAAAEEPADDKAARRRSTVREKVSFLLNSESEPAAPVTEASEPVPPPAPEPAPEAANETPAAPRRAGWWSRRFGGGGE; encoded by the coding sequence ATGCCCAACAAGATGTTGATCGATGCCACCCACCCGGAAGAGACCCGGGTCGTCGTGGTCCGCGGCAATCGCGTCGAAGAGTTTGATTTCGAGACTGCGCAACGCAAGCAACTGCGCGGGAATATCTACCTCGCCAAGGTCACAAGGGTCGAACCCTCGCTCCAGGCCGCCTTCGTCGAATATGGCGGCAACCGCCACGGCTTCCTCGCCTTCAGCGAAATCCATCCCGACTACTACCAGATCCCGGTCGCCGACCGGCAGGCGCTGATCGAGGCCGAGGAACAGGCCCATCGTGAGGCCGAGGAGGAGAGCGAGAACCGCTCCCATGGCCGCCGCCGTTCGCGCCACCGCAATGCCCGCCGCCGCGGCCATGGCGAGCGCGTCCGCAGCGACATCGTCGAAGGCCTCGAGGCCGGCGTCGATCCCACGGCCCAGCCGGTCGAGGGCGAGGCCCTGCACCCTGAGGGGGCTTCGCACGAGAGCGAGTACCTGCACGCCGATGCCGAGCATCATGGCGAGCACGAAGCCCACGATCATCACGACCACGATCATGGCGAGCATGATCACGAGCATCATGATCACCACGACCATGATCATCGGGAGCACGGGCACGACGATCATCATGAGACCCATGATGACGACCATCATCACGATGCGCACGACCATCACGACCATGATCATGACGAGACGCCCGCGGCCGTCGGCGCCGAGCCCGTAGTCGCAACCGAGACCGTTGCCGAGCCGCAGGAAGCCCACGCTGATGAAGCCCATGCCGAGGCTCTGGCCGAAGCCGTGACCTCGGCCGCGGAGCCGGCTGATGCCGTTTACGGCGACGGCGCCGAGGCGCCGCATGCCGAGGCCGCGGAAGCAGCCGGCGAAGACGACGAGGACGAGGACGAGGACGGCGAGGAAGCCGAAGAGGAACACGTCGAATCCGTCGGGGGCGACGACGTGCTCGAGGAAGTGCCCGAGCGCACCTTCCGTCCGCGCCGCCAGTACAAGATCCAGGAAGTCATCAAGCGCCGCCAGGTGATGCTGGTCCAGGTCGTCAAGGAAGAGCGCGGCAACAAGGGCGCGGCGCTCACGACCTATCTCTCGCTGGCCGGCCGCTATGCCGTGTTGATGCCGAACACCGCGCGTGGCGGCGGCATCAGCCGCAAGATCACCAGCGCGCAGGACCGTTCGCGCCTGAAGGAAGTGGTGCAGGACCTCGACGTGCCCGAGGGCATGGGCATCATCCTGCGCACCGCCGGCGCCTCCCGCACCAAGCCCGAGATCAAGCGCGATTTCGAGTATCTGATCCGGATGTGGGAGACGGTGCGCGACCTGACGCTGAAGTCGCAGGCCCCGACCCTCGTCTACGAGGAAGGCTCGCTGATCAAGCGCTCGCTGCGCGACCTCTACAACAAGGAGATCGACGAGATTCAGGTCGCCGGCGAGTCCGGCTACCGCGAAGCGCGCGATTTCATGAAGATGCTGATGCCCGCCAATGTCAGCGCGGTGAAGCAGTATCGCGATGGCCAGCCGCTGTTCTCGCGCATGGGCGTGGAGAGCCAGTTGGACGCGATGTTCTCGCCGACCGTGCAGCTGCGCTCCGGCGGCTATATCGTGATCAATCAGACCGAGGCGCTGGTCTCGATCGACGTCAACTCGGGACGATCGACCCGCGAGCACCATATCGAAGACACCGCGCTCAAGACCAATCTGGAGGCCGCCGAAGAGGTCGCCCGCCAGCTCCGCCTGCGCGACCTCGCCGGCCTGATCGTCATCGACTTCATCGACATGGACGAGAAGCGCAACAACCGCGCGGTCGAACGCAAGCTGTCCGATTGCCTGCGGCAGGATCGCGCCCGCATCCAGGTCGGCCGCATCTCGCATTTCGGCCTCCTGGAAATGTCGCGCCAGCGCATCCGCGCCAGCGTGCTGGAGTCCTCGACCGACCCCTGCCCGCATTGCGGCGGCACCGGCCACGTCCGTTCGGTGTCGTCGGTGGCGCTGCAGCTGTTGCGCGGCCTCGAAGAGATCCTGATGAAGGGCGCGACCCACAATCTCGTGGTTCGCACCCGCACCGATGTCGCGCTCTATGTGCTGAACCACAAGCGCGGGCATCTGCGCGACCTCGAGAACAGCTTCAAGGTCACGCTGTCTGTGATCGCCGACCCCAGCGTCAGCGGACCGCAGGCCTATCTCATCGATCGTGGCGAGCAGGTGCATACGCTCGAAGCCGCCAAGGCGCTGCTCGCGGCGCAGGCGGCAGCGAGTCCGCCGCCGCTGGCCGAAGAGGCCTATGACGACGAGGAATTCGATCCGGAACTGGAATCCGAGGTCGAGACCGAGGAGACCGAAGGTCTCACCGAAGAGCAGGCTGCCGGCGAGGCCGGCCCCGAGCAGGACGGCCAGCGCCGCAAGCGTCGCCGTCGCCGCCGCGGCCGCGGTGGCCAGCGCGACGGCGAGCTGCGCGAGGACAGCCCACCCACCCTTCCCGAGGCGGTCGTGGCCGCCGGCGAAGGCGAGGAGGACGATGCCGATACCGAGCAGGACGGCGAGGAAGGCGAGGAGCAGGCCGCCCGTGGCGAGCAGCAGGGCGGCGGCGAGCGCCGGCGCCGGCGCGGTCGCCGCGGCGGACGCCGTCGGCGTGGCGGTGGCGAGGAAGGCCTCGCTGGCTCCATCGGCGACGAGCTCGCGGCCAATGCCCCGCCGGAAGCGAGCGACGCAGTCGCCGACTTCGACAGCTTCGGCAGCGAAGCTGCGCCCTCGATCGCACAGGCCGAGCACGTCGTGGAGCCGCAGGCTGCACAGCCTGAGGCGCAAGCGGAAACGCCGGCTGCGGCCCAGCCGGAGCCCGCGCCCAGCGCCGCAGCCGAGGAGCCTGCGGACGACAAGGCGGCGCGCCGCCGCTCCACGGTCCGGGAAAAGGTGAGCTTCCTGCTCAACAGCGAGAGCGAGCCGGCAGCGCCGGTTACGGAGGCGAGCGAGCCGGTTCCTCCGCCTGCGCCTGAGCCTGCGCCGGAAGCAGCAAATGAAACGCCGGCCGCACCGCGTCGTGCCGGCTGGTGGTCGCGGCGCTTCGGCGGCGGCGGCGAGTAA
- a CDS encoding NAD(P)/FAD-dependent oxidoreductase, translating to MQSAIVLGGGMIGVSAALHLRQRGWSVTLVDRREPGRETSYGNAGMIQAEAVRPYPMPRDLFSLLKIATGRTNDVRYSPSSLHLHIEPLLRYWWHSAPKRHREAIDAWARLIAYATSEHDILIREAHADNLIRRAGYRHLHRDPGSFDQAVKAAEEDEREFGVRFRALSGAELAKAEPILRDDLPGAIHWLDTWTVSDPGALVTAYAELLERLGGAIVLGDAQSLQQTATGWSVSTDKGRIDAHHAVVTLGPWSPDLLHKFGYRIPLVRKRGYHMHYAGGASLDLPLVDKAGGYAMGPMAKGIRITTGAELTGMDALATPVQLASAEASARELIDLGQRVEPDPWFGTRPCTPDMLPVLGPAPRHPGLWMNFGHGHQGFTLGPATGRLLAEMMSGETPAIDPAPYRPERF from the coding sequence ATGCAAAGCGCGATCGTTCTCGGCGGCGGCATGATTGGCGTCAGCGCGGCGCTGCACCTGCGGCAGCGCGGCTGGTCGGTCACGCTCGTTGACCGCAGGGAGCCGGGCCGCGAGACCAGCTACGGCAATGCCGGGATGATCCAGGCCGAAGCGGTGCGCCCCTATCCGATGCCGCGCGATCTCTTTTCGCTGCTCAAGATCGCGACCGGCCGCACCAACGACGTCCGCTACAGCCCGTCGTCGCTTCATCTCCATATCGAGCCCCTGCTCCGCTACTGGTGGCATTCGGCGCCGAAGCGGCATCGCGAAGCGATCGACGCCTGGGCGCGGCTGATCGCCTACGCAACAAGCGAGCACGACATCCTCATTCGCGAGGCCCATGCCGACAATCTGATCCGCCGCGCCGGATACCGGCATCTGCATCGCGACCCGGGCTCATTCGATCAGGCCGTCAAGGCCGCGGAAGAAGACGAGCGCGAGTTCGGCGTGAGGTTTCGCGCGCTCTCAGGCGCCGAGCTCGCCAAGGCCGAACCGATCCTGCGCGACGACCTCCCCGGCGCGATTCACTGGCTCGACACCTGGACCGTGTCCGATCCCGGCGCGCTGGTCACCGCCTATGCCGAGCTGCTCGAGCGCCTCGGCGGCGCCATTGTGCTCGGTGATGCCCAGAGCCTGCAGCAGACCGCGACCGGCTGGTCGGTCAGCACCGACAAGGGACGCATCGATGCGCACCACGCCGTGGTGACGCTCGGACCTTGGTCACCCGATCTGCTGCACAAGTTCGGCTACCGCATCCCCTTGGTGCGCAAGCGCGGCTACCACATGCACTATGCCGGCGGCGCGTCGCTCGATTTACCCCTCGTCGACAAGGCCGGCGGCTACGCCATGGGGCCGATGGCCAAGGGCATCCGCATCACCACCGGCGCGGAATTGACCGGCATGGATGCGCTCGCAACGCCGGTGCAGCTCGCCAGCGCCGAAGCCTCCGCGCGCGAGCTGATCGATCTTGGCCAGCGCGTCGAGCCGGATCCCTGGTTCGGCACGCGGCCCTGCACGCCCGACATGCTGCCGGTGCTCGGCCCGGCCCCGCGCCACCCCGGCCTCTGGATGAATTTTGGCCACGGCCACCAGGGCTTTACGCTCGGGCCCGCGACCGGACGCCTGCTCGCCGAGATGATGAGCGGCGAGACGCCGGCGATCGATCCCGCGCCATATCGGCCGGAGCGGTTCTAG
- a CDS encoding tetratricopeptide repeat protein yields MLEAAERFSAGRPDQADALCAEVLRVEPDHVPALHLAAVAAFVTDRAADGAELLGRVFDIDPDHAPALVTLGDALALKGEQEGAVAAFRRALVRRPDDAGLHNKLGLALGALARFDEAEAAYRRALVLDAHLTRACFNLAVVLAGQGRPTEAEEAYRAVIAREPCYRGVWLNLGNLLADQMRLGEAEAAYRRALDSDPDDPALLCSLGAVLYREGLLQDAVASYRRAIALAPDNVAALRLLGLVLHEAGQLQDAAEIYRRSLARDASDHVIASNLGACLSELGALDEAASACEQAVLLKPDYAAAWTNLGIVFEKQDRACDAIAAHRCAVAADPDYAKGHANLAVALRNAGEIDEALAASHRAVGFDPEQPLAQYNHAHFLLMNGDFVNGFAAYRWRRKCKSLSDGDPTFSEPEWQGEPLNGRTLLLFAEYGLGDALHFVRYVPTVAALGGKIILQVQPALATLLRQLPDVTVIPRGEALPRFDLQLPLMSLPRVFGTTLDTIPADVPYLHPDPARLSRWRAALADVTGLKVGVVWAGNARHKGDRQRSLPAASVLPRLVMPGVQLYSLQKEPRPEDGEMLAALGCDVIDLAPALGDFADTAAAVAALDLVIAVDTSVAHLAGALGRPVWMLTPYGLDWRWLREREDSPWYPTMRLFRQRSPREWNDPLMRLSAALAVLAAKAES; encoded by the coding sequence GTGCTGGAGGCGGCGGAGCGTTTTTCGGCGGGGCGGCCGGATCAGGCTGACGCGCTCTGTGCGGAGGTGCTGCGGGTCGAGCCGGATCATGTGCCGGCGTTGCATCTTGCCGCCGTGGCCGCTTTCGTCACGGATCGCGCGGCCGATGGTGCCGAGCTGCTCGGCCGCGTCTTCGACATCGATCCGGACCATGCGCCTGCGCTGGTCACGCTCGGCGACGCACTGGCGCTGAAGGGCGAGCAGGAAGGCGCGGTGGCCGCGTTCCGCCGTGCGCTGGTCCGGCGGCCGGACGATGCGGGCCTGCACAACAAGCTCGGCTTGGCACTGGGAGCGCTCGCGCGGTTCGACGAGGCCGAAGCCGCCTATCGCCGCGCGCTGGTGCTCGATGCGCATCTGACGCGGGCCTGCTTCAATCTCGCCGTCGTGCTCGCCGGGCAGGGGCGGCCGACGGAAGCCGAGGAGGCCTATCGCGCGGTTATCGCGCGGGAGCCTTGCTATCGCGGCGTCTGGCTCAATCTCGGCAATCTCCTTGCGGATCAGATGCGGCTCGGCGAGGCGGAAGCCGCTTATCGCCGCGCCCTCGACAGCGATCCGGATGATCCCGCGCTGCTGTGCAGTCTCGGCGCCGTGCTCTACCGGGAAGGATTGCTTCAAGACGCCGTCGCCTCGTACCGCCGGGCCATCGCGCTCGCACCTGATAACGTGGCGGCACTGCGCCTGCTGGGCCTCGTGCTGCACGAGGCCGGTCAGCTGCAAGACGCTGCCGAGATCTACCGGCGGAGCCTTGCGCGCGACGCATCGGATCACGTGATCGCAAGCAATCTCGGCGCCTGTCTGTCCGAGCTCGGCGCGCTGGACGAGGCGGCCTCCGCCTGCGAGCAAGCGGTGCTGCTCAAGCCCGATTACGCAGCGGCCTGGACCAATCTCGGCATCGTCTTCGAGAAGCAGGACCGCGCCTGCGATGCGATTGCCGCGCATCGCTGCGCGGTCGCTGCCGATCCCGACTATGCCAAGGGCCACGCCAATCTTGCGGTGGCGCTGCGCAATGCCGGCGAGATCGACGAGGCGCTCGCGGCCTCGCATCGCGCGGTCGGGTTCGATCCGGAGCAGCCGCTCGCGCAGTACAACCATGCGCATTTCCTGCTGATGAACGGCGACTTCGTGAATGGCTTTGCGGCCTATCGCTGGCGGCGCAAATGCAAGTCGCTGTCCGACGGCGATCCCACCTTCAGCGAGCCTGAGTGGCAGGGTGAGCCGCTGAACGGGCGCACGCTGCTGCTGTTCGCGGAATACGGGCTCGGCGATGCCCTGCATTTCGTGCGCTATGTGCCGACGGTGGCGGCCCTCGGCGGCAAGATCATCCTTCAGGTTCAGCCGGCGCTCGCCACGTTGCTGCGGCAGCTTCCCGATGTCACCGTGATCCCGCGCGGCGAAGCGCTGCCGCGGTTCGATCTGCAACTGCCGCTGATGAGCCTGCCGCGCGTGTTTGGCACCACGCTTGATACCATCCCGGCCGATGTGCCGTATCTGCATCCCGATCCCGCAAGACTGTCTCGCTGGCGCGCGGCGCTCGCGGATGTCACGGGCTTGAAGGTCGGCGTGGTCTGGGCCGGCAACGCCAGGCATAAGGGCGACCGGCAACGCTCGCTGCCGGCCGCTTCCGTGCTGCCGCGCCTCGTGATGCCCGGCGTGCAGCTCTACTCACTGCAAAAGGAGCCGCGGCCAGAGGATGGCGAGATGCTTGCGGCGCTTGGCTGCGACGTCATCGACCTTGCGCCTGCGCTCGGCGATTTCGCCGACACGGCGGCTGCGGTCGCTGCGCTCGATCTCGTCATTGCCGTCGATACGTCAGTCGCGCATCTCGCCGGCGCGCTCGGCCGTCCGGTCTGGATGCTGACGCCTTACGGGCTCGACTGGCGCTGGCTGCGCGAGCGCGAGGACAGCCCGTGGTATCCGACCATGCGCCTGTTCCGCCAGCGCAGCCCCCGCGAATGGAACGACCCGCTGATGCGGCTGTCGGCTGCACTCGCGGTGCTGGCCGCGAAGGCGGAAAGCTAG